A region from the Arachis ipaensis cultivar K30076 chromosome B01, Araip1.1, whole genome shotgun sequence genome encodes:
- the LOC107606400 gene encoding U-box domain-containing protein 44-like, protein MTSPAPALHSIRASLSDLCAPPPDPRRPFHNPRCFSAFARRLQLVLDQLLLLLPPTPPLPVQTALKGIAGDLSKAAETVSLYENASKIFVLLNCKTLCSSLQEQTAAISGWLALLDSGVEEFPELQKKVFDLSRDMKLAQFRVTENEERVLCALEKEGQGRDTSKAVQSAIMMDLARAFGVDPDDHAELLTQVNLFKDDALRSKSVLETRILASLERILKNWSVEPAIVTRNMDFDIEDDDDANAPIMPFKNFLCPLTKEVMTDPVVVLESSQTYERTAVEYWFSRCIENGIDPICPVTGTVLKSLELKPNIGLAGAIEEWIGRVVEYHVKSAAQHLIEEPLSIDHVERALDNIYKVSEEHPTSRYVIRNAGIVVLIVTVLSKNSKTIGSRLRSKVLMTLLSMAKDEESRKIMLERGITRLAIHSLIGNSEKEREYAVKLLSEFCNEDDCCVRIALEKGALVLLSSMAGNLEYPSLSNLAEEVLKKMERVEANVQCLAAAGRFEPLLSRLRDGSDGVKIEMASLVGRMTLTNSCKEQIARDGARVFVELLSNPEGMGPSLQALYNLSGLDDNAAILVESSVLPSLLEILFNEQDPSYEFKSLAASTIANIVSKPGHWELASADKKGNPMQSENIVFGLLGILNYVSSECQVTILRILCGITSSPQASESVAMQIMSGGSFRMVAPFLQHSEIEHRLLAFKLTRQLSEWCSQDLTNELRLSNTLTILEDKLLDNQSTNDERSEAAQILANLSLSEAEVKTLLGDNFVEWSVATLKNQRRVTNARFSHSGMQEGLLGLLLHYSKNLDQQTLNVITGNRLMSVFCEQLDYTSKPKVKRLAAIGLKNLSELGSLRNTDREFGVGQSSSSSLFCSYLVFMCGKASNQPSTCPIHNIPCDDSTQLCLHKTNSIKPLVDLLSDNDTSVQVAAVDALSTLLLDYHSRSFKRTVDELEHLGVVDSVITLFTEVRSGELQEKTIWIIEKILRVENHSQRYALNQPLVRGLVEAFKHGNSNTRKHAQDALTLLKQLSGISGKESSQSRSRR, encoded by the exons ATGACCTCTCCTGCACCCGCCCTCCACTCCATCCGCGCCTCCCTCTCCGACCTCTGCGCTCCACCGCCGGATCCACGCCGTCCCTTTCACAACCCCCGCTGCTTCTCGGCGTTCGCTCGCCGCCTCCAGCTAGTCCTCGATCAACTCCTCCTCTTACTCCCGCCCACTCCACCGCTGCCCGTTCAGACGGCGCTGAAAGGCATTGCCGGCGACCTATCCAAGGCGGCGGAAACTGTGTCGTTGTACGAAAACGCGAGCAAGATCTTCGTTTTGTTGAACTGCAAAACGCTGTGCTCGTCGCTGCAAGAACAAACCGCCGCTATTTCGGGGTGGCTGGCGTTGCTTGATTCGGGGGTTGAGGAGTTCCCTGAGCTTCAAAAGAAGGTCTTCGATCTTAGCAGAGACATGAAGCTCGCACAATTTAGG GTCACAGAGAATGAAGAGAGGGTGTTGTGTGCATTGGAGAAGGAAGGGCaagggagagatacaagcaaagCAGTGCAGAGTGCCATTATGATGGATTTGGCTCGTGCTTTTGGGGTCGATCCTGATGATCATGCTGAGTTACTCACCCAAGTGAACCTCTTCAAAGACGATGCCTTGCGCTCCAAGTCGGTCCTCGAGACAAGAATTTTGGCTTCCCTGGAGAGAATTCTTAAGAACTGGTCCGTCGAACCTGCCATAGTGACCCGGAATATGGACTTTGAtattgaagatgatgatgatgctaaTGCTCCAATTATGCCCTTCAAAAATTTCCTTTGCCCATTGACCAAGGAAGTGATGACAGACCCTGTTGTGGTGCTGGAGTCCTCTCAGACCTATGAGAGAACTGCAGTTGAGTACTGGTTTTCGAGGTGCATTGAGAATGGCATCGACCCCATTTGTCCGGTCACTGGAACCGTTCTTAAGTCCTTGGAGCTGAAGCCCAACATTGGCTTGGCAGGGGCAATTGAGGAGTGGATTGGCAGGGTTGTTGAATATCATGTTAAGTCTGCAGCACAGCATCTGATTGAGGAACCGTTGTCTATTGATCACGTCGAGCGAGCGCTGGATAATATTTATAAGGTTTCTGAAGAACACCCCACTAGCAGATATGTTATCAGGAATGCTGGCATTGTGGTATTGATAGTGACTGTTCTTAGCAAGAACTCTAAAACTATTGGATCGCGTTTGAGAAGCAAAGTTCTAATGACTTTACTTAGCATGGCCAAGGACGAAGAAAGCAGG AAAATAATGCTTGAAAGGGGTATCACTAGATTGGCTATACATAGTCTTATTGGGAACtctgagaaagagagagagtatGCTGTCAAGTTGTTATCAGAGTTCTGCAACGAGGATGATTGTTGCGTAAGAATTGCATTGGAGAAAGGTGCATTAGTTCTTCTGTCAAGTATGGCTGGAAATCTGGAATATCCCTCTCTGTCTAATTTAGCTGAGGAAGTCTTAAAGAAGATGGAGAGAGTGGAAGCTAATGTTCAATGCTTGGCCGCAGCTGGAAGATTTGAACCATTACTTTCACGGTTACGTGATG GTTCTGATGGCGTTAAGATAGAGATGGCCTCTTTGGTGGGAAGGATGACATTGACAAATAGCTGTAAAGAACAAATTGCTAGGGACGGCGCCAGAGTATTTGTCGAATTGCTGTCTAATCCAGAAGGAATGGGACCAAGTTTGCAAGCATTATATAACTTGTCTGGATTGGATGACAATGCAGCCATCCTTGTTGAGTCTTCAGTCCTTCCATCTCTTCTGGAAATTCTTTTCAATGAGCAGGATCCTTCATATGAGTTTAAGTCATTAGCTGCTTCAACAATTGCAAATATAGTCTCAAAGCCAGGGCATTGGGAGCTAGCATCTGCTGACAAGAAGGGAAATCCAATGCAGTCTGAAAATATTGTTTTCGGACTTTTGGGGATCTTAAACTATGTGTCCTCTGAATGTCAAGTGACCATTCTTCGCATTCTTTGCGGGATTACTTCATCTCCTCAAGCATCAG AGTCGGTAGCCATGCAAATCATGTCTGGTGGTAGCTTTAGAATGGTCGCGCCATTTCTTCAACACTCGGAAATCGAACACAGACTCTTGGCTTTTAAGCTTACCAGACAACTATCCGAATGGTGTAGTCAAGATCTAACAAACGAGCTAAGGCTTTCAAACACACTTACCATTCTTGAAGATAAACTATTAGATAACCAATCAACAAACGATGAGAGATCAGAAGCAGCACAGATACTAGCCAACCTTTCGCTCTCAGAAGCTGAAGTGAAGACACTTTTAGGAGACAACTTTGTGGAATGGAGTGTAGCTACTCTGAAAAACCAGAGGCGTGTTACAAATGCAAGATTTTCACACTCTGGCATGCAGGAAGGCCTTCTTGGACTCTTGCTTCACTATTCTAAAAACCTTGATCAACAAACTCTTAATGTAATCACAGGAAATCGCCTCATGTCAGTTTTCTGCGAGCAGCTGGACTATACCTCGAAACCAAAGGTAAAACGCCTTGCTGCTATTGGCTTAAAAAACTTGTCAGAGCTCGGAAGCTTGCGCAATACGGATAGAGAGTTTGGAGTTGGACAATCATCTTCTAGCAGCTTATTCTGTTCTTACCTTGTCTTCATGTGTGGGAAAGCTTCTAATCAACCTTCCACATGTCCCATTCACAACATCCCTTGCGACGACTCCACTCAACTGTGCCTCCACAAGACCAATTCTATCAAGCCATTGGTTGATCTCCTAAGTGACAACGACACAAGTGTTCAGGTCGCCGCTGTGGATGCACTATCTACTCTCCTTTTAGATTACCATTCGCGTAGTTTCAAAAGAACTGTTGATGAGCTTGAGCATCTAGGCGTGGTTGATTCAGTGATCACTCTTTTCACGGAGGTTCGATCTGGGGAGCTTCAGGAGAAGACAATTTGGATAATAGAGAAGATACTGAGAGTGGAGAATCATAGCCAAAGATATGCACTCAATCAGCCTCTTGTGAGAGGCTTGGTTGAAGCATTCAAGCATGGGAATAGCAACACAAGGAAGCATGCTCAAGATGCTCTAACACTCCTTAAGCAGTTATCAGGTATTAGTGGTAAGGAATCAAGTCAATCTAGATCTAGGAGATAG
- the LOC107644745 gene encoding uncharacterized protein LOC107644745 has product MDDIVINENSISELATVKIILNQHFKIKDLGHLKYFLRIELLIRKENCSLSKKYYLDLLEDSGLLGAKPVSVPMDSATKLHQDDNPLLSDPFVHQHLVDRLIYLTTTSPDIMYATQQLSQFMTFPTQSHLQVAKRVLRYLKSSPGKGVFFPISSEIHILDFSDSDRAGCPDTR; this is encoded by the coding sequence ATGGATGATATTGTTATAAATGAAAATTCTATTTCTGAACTTGCTACTGTTAAAATAATTTTGAACCAACATTTCAAAATTAAAGATTTGGGTCATTTGAAATATTTTCTACGTATTGAGTTGCTAATCAGAAAAGAAAATTGTTCTCTCTCAAAGAAATATTATCTTGATCTTTTAGAAGACTCTGGTTTGTTAGGTGCTAAACCAGTTTCTGTTCCCATGGATAGTGCTACAAAACTTCATCAGGACGACAACCCCCTTCTCTCGGATCCTTTTGTCCATCAACATTTGGTTGATCGCCTCATATATCTTACCACCACGAGTCCAGACATCATGTATGCAACACAACAATTAAGTCAATTTATGACGTTTCCTACTCAGTCTCATCTTCAAGTTGCAAAGCGAGTGTTGAGGTACTTAAAGAGTAGTCCCGGGAAAGGAGTTTTCTTCCCCATAAGTTCAGAAATTCATATTCTCGACTTTAGTGACTCTGATCGGGCCGGATGTCCTGACACTCGATGA